The following coding sequences lie in one Capnocytophaga stomatis genomic window:
- a CDS encoding phosphatase domain-containing protein, translated as MTRQNINKHTFPKLLILVGAPGSGKSTFAKYFLRTEDNWVRVNRDDFRMMQFGDTKMNSFYEERISKMVEASTIALLKSKTNVIIDATNCGLRTIEDMVETYTEYADIQFKVFDLPLEELVSRCDKRNAEIGKFISKGVIEKYVNQLRFTKEKFDFKPIPKRLKETEIKYVTQSENLPKAVICDLDGTLSLLNGRDPYNASTCDNDLLNEPVAKVLRMAKNEGYKVILLSGRENIYREPTIRFLEKHLIDYDLLIMRNANDFRKDSIIKREIFEKEIQGKYFVEFLLDDRNQVVDMWRKELGLPCFQVNYGDF; from the coding sequence ATGACACGACAAAATATTAATAAACATACATTTCCGAAATTGCTTATTTTGGTGGGAGCCCCCGGGTCAGGAAAATCCACTTTCGCTAAATATTTTTTGCGTACTGAAGATAATTGGGTGCGTGTGAATCGTGATGACTTTCGGATGATGCAATTCGGGGACACGAAAATGAATTCCTTCTATGAAGAGCGTATTTCAAAAATGGTAGAAGCCTCCACAATTGCACTTTTGAAAAGTAAAACCAACGTAATAATTGATGCCACAAATTGCGGACTTCGAACCATCGAAGATATGGTAGAAACTTACACAGAATATGCTGATATTCAGTTTAAAGTATTCGATTTACCGCTCGAAGAACTTGTATCACGTTGCGACAAACGCAATGCGGAAATCGGGAAATTCATTTCAAAAGGAGTGATTGAAAAATATGTCAATCAACTGCGTTTTACGAAAGAAAAATTTGATTTCAAGCCAATTCCAAAAAGATTGAAAGAAACTGAAATTAAATACGTTACGCAAAGTGAAAATCTACCAAAAGCCGTGATTTGTGACTTAGATGGTACACTTTCTCTTTTGAATGGTCGTGACCCTTATAATGCTTCGACTTGTGATAACGATTTACTAAACGAACCTGTCGCGAAAGTATTGAGAATGGCTAAAAATGAGGGATATAAGGTAATTTTACTTTCAGGTAGAGAAAATATTTACCGTGAGCCTACTATCCGCTTTTTAGAAAAGCATCTCATTGATTATGATTTACTTATAATGCGAAATGCAAATGATTTCCGTAAAGATAGTATCATTAAACGGGAAATTTTTGAAAAAGAAATTCAAGGAAAATATTTTGTAGAATTTCTTTTGGACGACAGAAATCAAGTGGTGGATATGTGGCGAAAAGAACTCGGACTACCTTGTTTTCAAGTGAATTACGGAGATTTTTAA
- a CDS encoding DUF417 family protein, with protein MEKQTSNCPLSDEKIYKIGYYVSLFGIALILFWIGIFKFTTAEANAIKPLVENHFLTFWAYDSMSVQTVSNLVGIVEITLALLLLLSPFFPKLGKYAAYGMVVTFLVTISYLFTTPNMWRKVEWLPITDFFILKDVVLLGFSLMLVGKQAKK; from the coding sequence ATGGAAAAACAAACTTCAAATTGTCCGTTGTCGGATGAAAAAATCTACAAAATAGGTTATTATGTATCTCTTTTCGGGATAGCTTTAATATTGTTTTGGATAGGAATTTTCAAATTCACAACCGCTGAAGCCAATGCGATAAAACCTTTGGTGGAAAATCATTTCTTAACATTTTGGGCATACGATTCGATGAGCGTACAAACGGTTTCAAACCTCGTAGGTATCGTTGAAATTACATTGGCTTTACTGCTTTTACTCAGTCCGTTTTTTCCAAAATTAGGAAAATATGCTGCTTACGGAATGGTAGTAACCTTTTTAGTAACAATTAGTTACTTGTTTACAACTCCGAATATGTGGCGAAAAGTAGAATGGCTTCCCATTACGGATTTTTTTATATTGAAAGACGTTGTGTTATTGGGTTTTAGCCTAATGCTGGTAGGAAAACAAGCGAAAAAATAA
- a CDS encoding methyltransferase domain-containing protein: MIIQIQSENPKLLDVLNKNPNTDFGIYAKSLRNGQIIGNALNSNRYDVIFQDTRYSYLPEENNQIDFQSYCSPLVILHICNELFKDLLQDKETYFNQSVKWLNKTKQEVDTEQCNIEVKNMYINSSWYKHGHFLMEKYFKNVKITPLIGNNVSLSIQGRNVFEAFNLLSFIAVIVHITNEYGEFTYIDDSFAQKYARILTNIDNVPYFVFYLFIKKAVKSERQLNEIKPMFEAYFRKQNIEIEFQFADTHGSRMDFAVNQLGFDFPILDIGCGELKYYRRFMRKNYNYNHPYFAVDTDPEVQKIAENFKEKFDAENLFFFSDLSDFKYDKPVNILLTEVIEHNTPEDAKHLVKQCLSFNFNKLIITTPNSEFNIHYFENEDNMRHNDHHFEWNKSEFENFVKNCLEGKNYKYTFHGIGDKINGTCPTQAVVIENNRK; this comes from the coding sequence ATGATTATACAAATTCAATCAGAAAACCCGAAATTACTGGACGTCCTTAACAAAAACCCAAACACCGATTTCGGGATTTATGCCAAATCACTGCGTAACGGACAAATCATAGGAAATGCCTTAAATTCAAATCGTTACGATGTTATTTTTCAGGATACGCGATACAGCTATTTGCCAGAGGAAAACAACCAGATTGATTTTCAAAGCTATTGCTCTCCGCTTGTAATTCTGCACATTTGTAACGAACTTTTTAAAGATTTATTGCAAGACAAAGAAACGTATTTCAATCAATCCGTCAAATGGTTGAACAAAACCAAGCAAGAAGTTGATACAGAACAATGTAACATCGAGGTAAAAAATATGTACATCAATTCTTCTTGGTACAAACACGGACATTTTTTGATGGAAAAATATTTCAAAAACGTGAAAATCACTCCTTTAATTGGGAACAACGTCAGTCTTTCCATACAAGGAAGAAACGTTTTTGAGGCTTTCAATTTACTGAGTTTCATCGCTGTAATTGTCCATATTACCAATGAATACGGGGAATTTACGTACATTGATGATTCTTTTGCTCAAAAATATGCTCGTATTTTAACAAATATTGATAACGTTCCTTATTTCGTGTTTTACTTATTCATTAAAAAAGCGGTGAAAAGTGAACGCCAACTAAATGAAATCAAACCGATGTTTGAGGCGTATTTCCGCAAGCAAAACATTGAAATTGAATTCCAATTTGCGGATACACACGGAAGCCGTATGGATTTTGCTGTCAATCAATTAGGATTTGATTTTCCTATTTTAGATATTGGTTGTGGCGAGTTGAAATATTACCGCCGATTTATGCGAAAAAATTATAATTATAATCATCCTTATTTTGCGGTGGATACAGACCCTGAAGTACAAAAAATTGCTGAAAATTTTAAAGAAAAATTCGATGCTGAAAACTTATTTTTCTTCAGTGATTTATCTGATTTTAAATACGATAAGCCTGTAAATATTTTACTTACGGAAGTCATTGAGCATAACACTCCTGAAGACGCCAAGCACTTAGTAAAGCAATGTTTATCGTTCAATTTCAACAAATTAATTATCACTACACCAAATAGTGAATTCAACATACATTATTTTGAAAATGAGGACAATATGCGACACAATGACCATCATTTTGAATGGAATAAATCCGAATTTGAGAATTTCGTGAAAAATTGCTTGGAAGGAAAAAATTACAAATATACTTTTCACGGCATTGGTGATAAAATCAATGGAACTTGCCCAACGCAAGCAGTTGTAATTGAGAATAATAGAAAATAA
- the msrB gene encoding peptide-methionine (R)-S-oxide reductase MsrB produces the protein MKNITTFMAVLPMMILLTSQCKTSKESMKMQESGMKMQNMEMKTTNNKKNMKEIYFAGGCFWGTEHFFKQIRGVVATQVGYANGNTQKPSYEEVYTDKTGFTEAVKVVYNPKEVDLQLLLDLFYETIDPTSLNKQGNDIGTRYRTGIYTIDDSDRKMIEKSLNELASKYNQPIVVENLPLKNFYDAEEYHQNYLDKNPDGYCHINPKLFQIAKNANPMPQANEKSYEKPTDEVLRSKLTEIQYDVTQKNATERPFDNEYWDEFREGIYVDITTGEPLFISTDKFESGCGWPSFSKPIDKKLIAEKIDKSHGMTRVEVRSKTGDAHLGHVFTDGPSDKGGLRYCINSASLRFIPKEEMKKEGYGDYLKLLK, from the coding sequence ATGAAAAATATAACTACTTTTATGGCGGTATTGCCTATGATGATTTTGCTTACAAGTCAATGTAAAACATCAAAAGAATCAATGAAAATGCAAGAATCAGGAATGAAAATGCAAAATATGGAAATGAAAACAACGAATAATAAAAAGAATATGAAAGAAATTTACTTTGCGGGAGGCTGTTTCTGGGGAACGGAGCACTTCTTTAAGCAAATTCGTGGTGTGGTTGCCACTCAGGTTGGATATGCCAACGGAAATACGCAGAAACCAAGTTATGAAGAAGTATATACCGATAAAACGGGGTTTACGGAAGCAGTGAAAGTCGTGTACAACCCAAAAGAGGTTGATTTACAATTACTTTTAGATTTGTTCTACGAAACGATTGACCCAACCAGTTTAAACAAACAAGGAAACGATATAGGAACGCGTTATCGCACAGGGATTTACACCATTGATGATTCCGATAGAAAAATGATTGAGAAATCACTTAACGAATTGGCTTCCAAATATAATCAGCCGATTGTGGTGGAGAATTTACCATTGAAAAACTTCTATGATGCGGAAGAATATCATCAGAATTATTTGGATAAAAATCCAGATGGATATTGTCACATAAATCCCAAATTGTTTCAAATAGCGAAAAATGCCAATCCGATGCCCCAAGCAAACGAAAAATCTTATGAAAAACCAACTGATGAGGTTTTAAGAAGTAAACTTACTGAAATTCAGTACGATGTAACGCAGAAAAATGCTACAGAGCGTCCGTTTGATAATGAATATTGGGATGAGTTCCGCGAAGGAATTTATGTGGATATTACCACAGGTGAACCACTTTTTATTTCAACAGATAAATTTGAATCGGGATGCGGTTGGCCAAGTTTCTCTAAACCGATTGATAAAAAACTCATTGCCGAAAAAATAGATAAATCGCACGGAATGACCCGTGTAGAAGTCCGAAGCAAAACAGGTGATGCCCATTTGGGACACGTTTTTACCGATGGACCTTCTGATAAAGGTGGGTTGCGTTACTGCATCAACAGTGCTTCTTTGCGTTTCATTCCAAAGGAAGAAATGAAAAAAGAAGGTTACGGAGATTACTTGAAGCTTTTGAAATAA
- a CDS encoding catalase, whose product MNNNKLTTTTGAPVANNQDTMTAGKRGPALLQDVWFLEKMAHFDRQVIPERVMHAKGSGAYGIFKVTHDITKYTKASIFAEIGKETPMFVRFSTVAGERGAADAERDIRGFAMKFYTDEGNWDLVGNNTPVFFLRDPLKFPDLNHAVKRDPRTHMRSADNNWDFWTLLPEALHQVTIVMSDRGIPKSYRTMHGFGSHTFSFINKEGVRHWVKFHLVSQQGIENLTDEEAAKLVGMDRESHQKDLYEAIENGNFPKWKMFVQIMTEEQARNLEYNPFDLTKVWYKKDFPLIPVGEFELNRNPENYFAEVEQSAFSPANVVPGIGFSPDRMLQGRLFSYGDTHRYRLGVNHNQIPVNAPKCPVHGYHRDGAMRVDGNYGSTKHYEPNSFGVWQEQKQFQEPPLSLNGDAYNYDFREDDDDYFTQPRKLFQLMNDEQKKALFENTARAIGGAQKFIQIRHIRNCYHADPAYAKGVADALGLTMQEVLTYEHPALNLGPVAHKEMKCPFGHK is encoded by the coding sequence ATGAACAACAACAAACTGACAACTACAACGGGAGCTCCTGTTGCTAATAATCAAGATACGATGACCGCAGGCAAAAGAGGTCCTGCTCTTTTGCAAGATGTGTGGTTTTTAGAGAAAATGGCTCACTTTGACCGTCAAGTAATTCCTGAGCGAGTAATGCACGCCAAAGGTTCAGGGGCTTACGGGATATTCAAAGTAACACACGACATTACTAAATATACGAAAGCTTCTATTTTTGCCGAAATCGGGAAAGAAACACCAATGTTCGTACGTTTTTCTACTGTTGCCGGAGAGCGTGGAGCTGCTGATGCTGAGCGTGATATCCGTGGTTTTGCAATGAAATTCTACACCGATGAAGGAAACTGGGATTTGGTGGGCAACAACACGCCTGTGTTCTTTCTTCGCGACCCTTTGAAATTCCCCGATTTGAATCACGCCGTAAAACGCGACCCACGAACTCATATGCGTTCTGCGGATAACAACTGGGATTTCTGGACGTTGCTTCCTGAGGCACTTCATCAAGTTACTATCGTGATGAGTGACCGTGGTATCCCAAAATCATACCGCACAATGCACGGATTCGGTAGTCATACTTTTTCTTTCATAAATAAAGAAGGAGTACGCCACTGGGTAAAATTTCACCTGGTTTCACAACAAGGAATTGAAAACCTAACCGATGAAGAAGCTGCCAAGTTGGTGGGAATGGACAGAGAATCACACCAAAAAGATTTGTACGAAGCTATTGAAAACGGAAACTTCCCGAAATGGAAAATGTTCGTGCAAATTATGACAGAAGAGCAAGCTCGTAATTTGGAATATAATCCGTTCGACTTAACAAAAGTTTGGTACAAAAAAGACTTTCCTTTGATTCCCGTGGGAGAATTTGAACTAAACAGAAATCCTGAAAATTACTTTGCCGAAGTGGAACAATCAGCTTTCAGTCCTGCGAATGTAGTACCGGGAATTGGTTTTTCACCTGACAGAATGTTACAAGGTCGTTTGTTTTCTTACGGAGACACGCACCGTTACCGTTTGGGCGTAAATCACAATCAAATTCCGGTGAATGCTCCTAAATGTCCCGTACACGGATATCACAGAGATGGTGCAATGCGAGTGGACGGTAACTACGGTTCTACCAAGCATTACGAACCGAACAGCTTCGGAGTTTGGCAGGAGCAAAAGCAATTCCAAGAGCCACCTTTGTCACTTAACGGAGATGCCTACAATTATGATTTCCGTGAGGACGATGATGATTACTTCACGCAACCACGTAAATTATTCCAATTGATGAATGATGAGCAGAAAAAAGCTTTGTTTGAAAATACGGCAAGAGCCATCGGCGGAGCTCAAAAATTCATTCAAATCCGACATATCCGCAACTGCTATCACGCTGACCCTGCGTATGCTAAAGGAGTAGCTGATGCCCTCGGACTTACTATGCAAGAGGTTTTAACCTACGAACATCCTGCACTGAATTTAGGTCCTGTTGCACACAAAGAAATGAAATGCCCTTTCGGACATAAATAA
- the pheT gene encoding phenylalanine--tRNA ligase subunit beta, with product MKISYNWIKNFIKIDLPSEQTSALLTDLGLEVEGVEPFESIKGGLKGVVVGHVLECEQHPNADRLKVTKVDIGQGNVLQIVCGAPNVAKGQKVPVATIGTVLFDKEGKPFEIKKGKIRGEESFGMICAEDELGLGEGHDGILVLDNKYEVGTPCSEVFEVESDEIFEIGLTPNRADAMSHYGVARDLRAGLMQRGTNLELITPSVTKFHVDNRLAKIDVEVKNKDLAPRYAGVTISNVKVAESPEWLKNKLKAIGLTPKNNIVDITNYVLHGLGQPLHAFDVNHIVGKKIIVKKAEAGTKFTTLDGVERVLDAEDLMICDTEKPLCIAGVLGGLNSGVTTSTRTVFLESAYFNPISVRKTAKRHGINTDASFRFERGININDVKYALMYAAILIENIAGGVISSDIIDLYPKKQEDFQVFLAFDKVNKVVGQVIPTETIKNILHSLDIKVNSITERGLGLLIPSYRVDVQREADVIEEILRVYGYNNISFSEKTNASMSHSSKFDDHNVQNIVANQLVGQGFFEIMTNSLVPEKVITDYEQDATKAVKILNPLSNDLSFMRKNLLFSGLEVIEYNINRKSSDLKFFEFGKSYHFENGQYNEGKHLIVYSTGNKNNESWNISSEKTDFFFLKGTIEAIFERLGLKNVAIKPLGENNSFVQEGFRWFLGETFLGTIGVVKGKVLKNFGIKQEVLFADICWNVVLESIKNQKIVYQEISKFPKVRRDLALLLDENISFGDIYKIAFETEKSILKNVSLFDVYQGDKLPEGKKSYAVSFTLQDINKTLTDKQIDKSMQNLLQKFGEKLGATLRD from the coding sequence ATGAAAATTTCATATAATTGGATTAAAAACTTCATTAAAATTGATTTACCTTCCGAGCAAACAAGTGCTCTACTAACTGATTTAGGTCTTGAGGTTGAAGGAGTTGAACCTTTCGAAAGCATAAAAGGAGGACTCAAAGGGGTTGTGGTTGGTCACGTTTTAGAATGTGAACAGCACCCAAATGCCGACCGACTAAAAGTAACCAAAGTAGATATCGGGCAAGGAAATGTATTGCAGATTGTTTGTGGCGCTCCTAACGTTGCCAAAGGACAGAAAGTACCCGTAGCAACAATTGGCACAGTTCTTTTTGATAAAGAAGGTAAGCCTTTTGAAATCAAAAAAGGAAAAATAAGAGGAGAAGAAAGCTTCGGGATGATTTGTGCTGAAGACGAACTTGGCTTGGGTGAAGGACACGACGGAATCTTAGTTTTGGACAACAAATACGAAGTGGGAACTCCTTGCAGTGAAGTTTTTGAAGTAGAAAGTGATGAAATTTTTGAAATTGGGCTAACTCCCAACCGAGCCGACGCAATGAGCCATTACGGCGTTGCTCGTGATTTGCGTGCAGGCTTGATGCAACGAGGAACGAACTTGGAATTAATCACTCCTTCTGTGACTAAGTTCCACGTAGATAATAGGTTAGCCAAAATTGATGTAGAAGTTAAAAACAAAGATTTAGCACCACGATATGCAGGTGTTACCATCAGTAATGTGAAGGTTGCCGAATCGCCTGAATGGTTAAAAAACAAGCTCAAAGCCATTGGATTAACTCCAAAAAATAACATAGTTGACATAACAAATTATGTTCTTCACGGGCTTGGACAGCCTCTTCACGCTTTTGACGTAAATCACATCGTCGGCAAAAAAATAATCGTTAAAAAAGCGGAAGCAGGAACAAAATTCACCACTTTGGACGGAGTAGAACGCGTTCTTGATGCGGAAGATTTGATGATTTGCGATACCGAAAAACCTCTATGTATTGCAGGAGTACTCGGCGGGCTTAATTCAGGTGTGACAACCAGCACCCGAACTGTTTTCTTAGAAAGTGCTTATTTTAACCCAATTTCGGTTCGAAAAACTGCTAAACGACACGGAATCAACACTGATGCTTCTTTTCGTTTTGAAAGAGGAATCAATATCAATGACGTAAAATATGCCTTGATGTATGCAGCCATCTTGATAGAAAATATCGCCGGAGGAGTAATTTCTTCTGACATCATCGATTTATATCCCAAAAAACAAGAAGATTTTCAAGTTTTCTTGGCTTTTGATAAGGTAAACAAAGTTGTTGGGCAAGTTATTCCAACTGAGACAATTAAGAACATTCTGCATTCGTTAGATATTAAGGTAAATTCAATTACTGAAAGAGGTTTAGGGCTTCTAATCCCTTCGTATCGTGTTGATGTTCAGAGAGAAGCTGACGTTATTGAGGAAATACTACGCGTTTACGGCTATAATAACATTAGTTTTTCGGAAAAAACCAACGCTTCAATGTCACATTCATCAAAATTTGATGACCATAATGTGCAGAATATCGTTGCAAATCAGCTTGTTGGGCAAGGTTTCTTTGAAATTATGACAAACAGTCTTGTTCCTGAGAAAGTCATTACAGATTACGAACAAGATGCAACAAAAGCGGTAAAAATTCTTAATCCGTTGAGTAATGACCTAAGCTTTATGCGTAAAAATCTGCTGTTCTCAGGGTTGGAAGTAATTGAATACAACATCAATCGCAAAAGCTCGGATTTGAAATTTTTCGAATTTGGTAAAAGTTATCATTTTGAGAATGGACAGTACAATGAAGGCAAGCATCTAATTGTGTATTCAACTGGAAATAAGAACAATGAGAGCTGGAATATTTCTTCTGAAAAGACAGATTTCTTCTTCTTAAAAGGAACGATCGAAGCGATTTTTGAGCGTTTGGGGCTGAAAAATGTTGCTATAAAGCCATTAGGTGAGAATAACTCTTTTGTACAAGAAGGATTCCGATGGTTCTTAGGAGAGACTTTTCTGGGCACTATTGGGGTAGTCAAAGGTAAGGTTCTCAAAAATTTCGGCATCAAACAGGAAGTTCTCTTTGCGGATATCTGTTGGAATGTAGTTCTTGAAAGCATTAAAAATCAGAAAATTGTTTATCAAGAAATTTCTAAATTCCCGAAAGTAAGACGTGATTTGGCTCTGCTTCTTGATGAAAATATTTCATTCGGCGATATTTATAAAATTGCCTTTGAAACGGAAAAATCTATTTTGAAAAATGTAAGCTTATTTGATGTCTATCAAGGAGATAAACTTCCGGAAGGCAAGAAAAGTTACGCAGTGAGCTTCACACTTCAAGATATTAATAAAACCCTGACAGACAAACAAATTGACAAATCAATGCAAAATTTACTGCAAAAATTTGGAGAAAAGTTAGGTGCAACTTTAAGAGATTAA
- the porG gene encoding type IX secretion system protein PorG encodes MHRYLYYIAILLGMQAVTAQTHEIGVFLGGSNPISDVGRTHYVLPNKLAFGGLYKWNFHDKMALRLQVSTTNLTGKDKQSDVVGKVNRGFSFSNKIVEASLGAEYNFFKFNMHKPLDRPITPYLFTGISYIEHDDLYFESLLIRQQEARKTSKIYSTWALPVVLGVKAKMGIYFVVAVEVGTRFTFTNNLDGSTPKYGASFGNVATKDYYTFSGVTLTYTFGRKPCYCN; translated from the coding sequence ATGCATAGGTATTTATATTACATAGCAATTCTTTTAGGGATGCAGGCAGTGACAGCCCAAACGCACGAAATAGGTGTTTTTTTGGGTGGTAGTAATCCTATTAGTGACGTTGGAAGAACGCATTATGTGCTTCCTAACAAGTTGGCTTTTGGAGGTTTATATAAGTGGAATTTTCACGACAAAATGGCTTTGCGTTTGCAAGTAAGCACAACTAATTTGACAGGAAAAGACAAACAATCTGATGTGGTGGGGAAAGTGAATCGAGGTTTTTCTTTTTCCAACAAGATTGTTGAAGCGAGTTTGGGAGCAGAGTATAACTTCTTCAAATTCAATATGCATAAACCTCTTGACAGACCCATAACACCTTATCTATTTACGGGAATTTCCTACATTGAACACGATGATTTGTACTTCGAAAGTTTATTGATAAGGCAACAGGAAGCGAGAAAAACATCAAAAATATACAGCACTTGGGCTCTCCCTGTTGTGCTTGGCGTAAAAGCAAAAATGGGAATATATTTTGTAGTGGCAGTTGAGGTAGGAACACGTTTTACTTTCACAAACAACTTGGACGGAAGTACTCCTAAATATGGTGCGTCGTTTGGAAATGTTGCAACTAAGGATTACTATACTTTTTCAGGCGTTACCTTAACTTACACATTCGGAAGAAAACCGTGTTATTGCAATTAG
- a CDS encoding sigma-70 family RNA polymerase sigma factor — MKQKEEQITQWIEIYSKALLNRALYLVSDKEDAADIVQEVFLVAYTSFDSFQGKSSPLTWLYNILRNKIADFYRSKYKNPVNTNLSDFFDKEGSWADQSVLNFWQEISENSSEKEDFSRVLEECIEKLPPRWKILVKLYYLEEKKTEVVCQEMEISTTNLWKILQRSRLQLRKCLEINWFGNV; from the coding sequence GTGAAACAAAAGGAAGAACAAATAACGCAGTGGATTGAAATTTATTCAAAAGCATTGCTTAACAGGGCTTTATACTTGGTTTCGGATAAGGAAGATGCGGCTGATATTGTGCAAGAGGTTTTTCTTGTGGCTTACACTTCGTTTGATTCTTTTCAGGGAAAAAGTAGTCCGCTTACGTGGTTATACAATATTCTTCGCAATAAAATCGCTGATTTTTACCGTAGTAAATATAAAAATCCCGTCAATACCAATCTTTCCGATTTTTTTGATAAAGAAGGCTCTTGGGCGGACCAAAGCGTCCTTAACTTTTGGCAAGAAATATCTGAAAATTCCTCAGAAAAAGAAGATTTTTCACGAGTTTTGGAGGAATGTATTGAAAAATTGCCACCACGATGGAAAATTCTCGTCAAACTTTATTATCTGGAAGAGAAAAAGACGGAAGTAGTTTGTCAGGAAATGGAAATTTCAACGACTAATCTGTGGAAAATATTGCAAAGGAGTCGTTTACAGCTCAGAAAATGTTTGGAAATTAATTGGTTTGGAAATGTTTAG
- the sucC gene encoding ADP-forming succinate--CoA ligase subunit beta: MNLHEYQGKEILSSFGVRVQRGIVAQSPKEAVEAAKQLTAETGTQWYVVKAQIHAGGRGKGGGVKLAKGLQEVEPLAQQIIGMNLVTPQTPPEGKKVHQVLIAEDVYYPGESKPEEFYMSVLLDRSKGKNMIMYSTEGGMDIETVAEETPHLIFTEEIDPAVGLLPFQARQIAFNLGLSGDAQKEMVKFVTALYNAYVSSDSSLFEINPVLKTSDNKILAVDAKVTLDDNSLYRHKDYAELRDLREENPIEVEAKAVGLNYVALDGNVGCMVNGAGLAMATMDLIKQAGGSPANFLDVGGTADAKRVETAFRIILKDPNVKAILVNIFGGIVRCDRVAQGIVDAYKNMGGDINVPIIVRLQGTNAEIAKEIIDNSGLAVHSAILFQEAADKVKEVLK, translated from the coding sequence ATGAATTTACACGAATATCAAGGAAAAGAGATACTTTCAAGTTTTGGCGTACGTGTACAACGCGGAATCGTAGCACAAAGCCCAAAAGAAGCGGTAGAAGCAGCAAAACAGCTAACAGCCGAAACGGGAACGCAATGGTATGTAGTTAAAGCTCAAATTCACGCGGGCGGACGCGGAAAAGGAGGCGGGGTAAAGTTAGCCAAGGGATTGCAAGAAGTTGAACCGCTTGCACAGCAAATTATTGGTATGAACTTAGTTACACCACAAACGCCACCAGAAGGTAAAAAAGTACATCAGGTGCTTATCGCTGAAGATGTGTATTATCCGGGAGAAAGCAAACCTGAAGAGTTTTATATGTCTGTTTTGCTTGACCGTTCCAAAGGAAAAAATATGATTATGTATTCAACCGAAGGAGGAATGGATATTGAAACAGTTGCTGAAGAAACTCCTCATTTGATATTTACTGAAGAAATTGACCCGGCTGTGGGGTTGTTGCCTTTCCAAGCTCGTCAAATTGCTTTCAACTTAGGGCTTTCGGGTGATGCACAGAAAGAAATGGTGAAATTTGTAACAGCGTTGTACAATGCGTATGTTTCTTCCGATTCAAGTCTTTTTGAAATTAATCCCGTTTTAAAAACTTCTGACAATAAAATTTTGGCTGTAGATGCTAAAGTAACTCTTGATGATAATTCGCTTTATCGTCATAAAGATTATGCTGAGTTACGTGATTTGCGTGAAGAAAATCCGATTGAAGTGGAGGCTAAAGCTGTGGGACTTAACTATGTAGCTTTAGATGGAAACGTAGGATGTATGGTAAACGGAGCCGGACTTGCGATGGCAACAATGGATTTGATTAAGCAAGCAGGTGGTTCTCCGGCGAATTTCTTGGATGTTGGAGGAACTGCTGATGCCAAACGTGTGGAAACGGCTTTCCGTATTATTTTGAAAGACCCAAATGTAAAAGCGATTTTGGTTAATATTTTCGGTGGAATTGTACGTTGCGACCGTGTGGCACAAGGTATCGTAGATGCGTATAAAAATATGGGAGGAGACATTAACGTGCCAATCATAGTGCGTTTACAAGGAACCAATGCCGAAATAGCCAAAGAGATTATTGACAATTCGGGCTTGGCGGTGCATTCGGCAATTTTATTCCAAGAAGCAGCTGACAAAGTTAAAGAAGTACTAAAATAA